The stretch of DNA AAGTTAGATCAAACTAATCTTGATGTTAGATGGCTAAGAAAGAAGTCCTTCTTTGTAAGACAGGCCTATGAGCATTTCTGTTTACAGTGTCGTCTATAACGTTTGGGACAGAGACACAGTTTGCCTTGATATGCCCTTTTGCTGAGTTTAAAACTTGAAATCAAACTAGTTAAAGTGACGTAAGATTTTGTGGCAATGGATATCCACGCATCACGTTACAGCTATCCATTTTCTTTAGTAAGTCCATGACTTTGGTCTGTTTGTAGAGTGTGAGGACCACTGTCAGTAAAATATCTTTGAAATGAGATGCTGCATCTCTGCTCCAAAGTGCGCATCAAGACTTACCTGGTCTTCTTAGTGGGACTTGCACATCGAactttgacccccccccccccccccccccccagtgatGGTTCAGTGCGAAAATGTGTCCCGTTATACCCCTAATGtaaacaagtgtatgtgtgagcaTTTCATTGTTCTTGGATGTTCCAGTCCAGAATGTGCAGCATTGTTTTGCAAGTCAAAGTCACCAAAAGATGGCTGCGAATGATTAGAACAAAGTTAGAGGGGATTtcggaggagcctgtcttaaaCCTTAGACAGCACAGAGAGAAGTCTATTCTTCATTCATGAGAATATTGAATTGTGAATCAAACTGTAGGCTGAGTATTATTGTGATCCATTTAAGTGTCAGTGAGCTTCCCGTATTAAGCTACATGAAGATTCGGGTGGCTGTTTAGGtggttttatttcattttaaaagtgtttaaaagtattttctgtgtgtttgcagtgaTGCTGCAGCCATTTGATTATGACCCCAACGAGAAGAGCAAACACAAATTTATGGTGCAATCTTTAATTGCTCCACCTGACATGACTGACATGGAGGGAGTGGTGAGTACTGATTTAGAAAAATATTTCTTTTCTCTATAGAATAGAAAGAAGCTATTTACATTGTTGTTACACCCCTATAACTCTTAAAGTAAAACTCAGTATACCAGTCCTTTTTCACAGACAAAGTCCTTGAAGACAGGAGTTAgggtttttttgtatgtttgtttgatttttttgcATATAGTGGTCATACCCTATAGGCTgtggtaaaaagaaaatatggtaCAATATCCCTGCTCAACTACTGATTAAATTCAGATAGTAAATTTAGATACAGGTCATTTCAGCAAGGCCTGAAAACTCTTAACACATGTAGCTTTTGTGTAGGATATACATTGGAATGTGAGGGGGTAGATCAAGAAAATAGGTCTAGCCATAGTACTCAATAATCACATTTATTTAGTAccacatttacaatattaacccaatgtgaatgtgtaaagCAGACATGGGAGTAAGCTTCACACATGCATATCTCAAGTCTTGAACCTTGAAGTCTCAAGCAAGTTACTGTGGTAAGAAGTCAGGTTGAGTACCTGCTTCAGTTTTCAATTTCGCTGCCAGTACTGttgcatgtaaaaaaaaaaaataatagaacaCCCCAttaaacctttgtctttttaaacatatttagaCATAGAGGTGTATATTTGAATAATATTAAgagataataatataatataacttttGTAGTGACATATAAAGTTGTATATGTGTTTGATTTTTGATCTGCATACCTTGCATATCGTTGTACGATCATTGACAACATAATCCTTGAATCCAAACTTTGTTTTGAAGAGCTGCTTCTATGATAAGAGCTGCTTTTGTATTTGGCCTTTGCTGGTCTGCCATATTTGCAACAGACAGAAATCACCAAATCAAAAAGTCCTTGAATTTGCAACTTGAGTCCACCACCTTCAGTGTAAAGTACAATGAAGACTAATTTATTAGCAAGTCCTTCTTGACCATCATCTTTTTTTCCCCTACTTATCCTGTTCGTGAGCAGTGGAAGGAGGCCAAGCCAGAGGAGCTGATGGACTCAAAGCTGCGGTGTGTCTTTGACATGCCGATCGAGAATGAGAAAACGGTAGTGCTACTGATATTCTTACTCATGtcatttttgtaatttatttttctAAAATACATAACTTTTCTAGTAAGATTTAGAATTgggatgttgttgttgatggtaataatgtgtgtgtgtttttttttttattgtgggtGCATGGCTGTATCAACAGCATGAAATCGACAGCAATAAGATGATGTCCTCTAGTCTTTTGAAATCCGAGTCGTCCACGTTGTCCATGAAGTCAATGGTGTCCAGTCTGGATGATGGGGAGGTGAAGAGGATTATGGAGGAGTGTAAGAGACTTCAGATGGAGGTGCAACGACTACGGGAAGAAAACAAACAGATTAGGGTAAGTATTGTGTTAGTAAACATGGTCTGAAAGTCAGAATGGCAAAGGGTTGCAGATggattttttgtatttattttttcctcccCCTCTCACTATTTCTTACTGTATCGTCACAGCAGGAAGATGACGGCCTGCGAATGAGGAAGAGTACAGTGATGGCAGCTCAGcactcttcatcttcatcagttGCAGTGAAGGAGGAAGGCTTGAGCATCAGGGTGATTGCTCTTATTGTGCTCTTCTTTGTCATTGGTGTCATTGTTGGCAAGTTACTCTTGTAAAGGTTAAGAAGGGAGCAGCAACAGCATGCATTGTGGAtgaaacatacaaacaaaacaaaaaaaaacggatgcagattttttttctcaattgGAATGCCATATCATCTTGGTAGTGTTCAAAGGTAAAATTAAAGGAAATCATTAACAGGAGAAATTCATTTCATCTCATGTGCAAATAGACCTCCAGAAGGACGAGAAGAACGCTGACTCCGTTCTTGCCATTAAAATTATAGACCTCATTCTGGCCTACCTCTAAAATTATTTCAgacacaatttaaaacacatgatTTGAAAAAGCCAGTTTAAGCTGTTCTAGTGAGTTTTCTAACCCCAGATGTCCAACTAAGTTAAACTGCATTTGGGtgaatgttgtttatttgatcatttttttaatgtttttgttttccatTGAGGACAACTACAAGCTCATTATCTGTAGAAACACTAAAAGCTCTATGAAGTGTTGTGTATGCATCTGTCCTTGAATACAGACCTCTTTTATGAAGTAATTTAAGTACGTCAGGAGAGAGGTTTGGAGTAAGCGCAGGGCTAATGTTACAAAAACGAAGAAAAAAACAACGCTTCCAGTGTTGAGCTTTGCACAGACCGAATTCCCTGTTGTTACAATCAAGGCAGTGTTACATGTAATATTTcttttgcttctttcttttgAAAGTCAATAGATGCTTGATCGCATGTCACCaacaagagcaaaaaaaaaagtgttttacttTGCTTCATTGAGCTGCATTTGTAACTGAAATTTTGCCTCATTCAGCCCTTCAGCACTGCTCAGTGTCATTTATACTACATGTGAACTTAAATGtgatatttatgtttttatttgttttagctATATTATTATAATGCAGCTACCCTGCCTAAACTCTGGCAAAGTTCTAGGTTCAAAATAACGGATAACTCTAGTTGAGGACCTTGCCTTGCGATGCTCTTCAGAAAACCCATCCGACCAACAGCTGACCCACCCTCAGTCTTTTCTCCAATCTCATGTGCAATACTGGGTAAATCAAATTGCAGTTTTGTGCCACAGCATTTAAAACAACTCTGCTCCCTAATGGCCTGTCCCATGTACTGCTCATGTGTTGTCAAGCCATGCCATCTTGGTTCAGACAAATGCATGGCTCAAATTTGCCTTGTGAGTTATTTGTATTGTATGTTATACACTGGTTGATCCTGCTGCATTAGGCTGTAAAGACCTAACTGTTCTCTACCATTTTACTCACcccattgtttttctttcatGCCCTGTTTTGTTTTGATGATTTTTGAATTAAGTtatgaataaagattttattgcaCAGCACTGTTTCTATGAAAGAAATGCACTGCATCTGTAATTTTCCCTAGTATCTTCCCATGAAACCTTAGTTCTCTCCCCTTTTCACAGTATTTGAGACATAAATGATGACATCtacaacagaaaaagaaagaaaaacactacaAGGGACCATTTTGTGACATCAGGATgcttttgtctcttttttttttgtgtgtgtgtggggggtttcCCATTAATCTTTTTTAATCCCCTGAAGGCTATACTTTCAGTATGCCATCTCATTTCTACAACTGATTACTAAGAACAGAGGAGCTAAAAACTTTAACAGTTTGTTTTGCAAGATGTTCagggagtagtagtagtagtagtaagttgTAATGGATTTATGACTGCAGTTTACTATAGAACTATGGCATAGGATGGCTTCGGAGGTTAATAAGCCAGTAAACTGGCTCGGGAAAACTgagaagataaaaaagaaaaacaaaacaacctgtCCTTGTGCCCCGAACCTTCACTATGATATAAACCGGAAGGTGAACattttgtatgtatataaatagtTAAGTCTATCTAAGATGAAAATGATTGATATTCCTAGTTAAGTAGTCTATTATGGTGTAAAAAGAAACTCCCAACTTTGTTGGACTATGTAGCATCTTAATAAATTCAATCAATAAAGCCCCAGATCTAACTCTTGATTGTGatgttctttatttattcaagCAATAAGTGCAAGGATGGAAATATTGAGAAGCCTGGTAAAACCGATGGCAATTGTCTGACAAGACTCACTTGGAGGCTACAATGTTTCACCAATAGAGCCCATATCAGTAGGCCATGCCATGTTGACTTGTGCTTTCAtagcagcaaaaacaaaatgGTCCTCATAGTTGCATTTGTACCTTTATAGTAGTACAGCTTACTAATTTAATACCAGAGAAAACCTGTTTGAGAAACAGCGCCCTGGCCAGGCCCTATTACTCACCCCTGTCTGAGTGCCTATTATCGCTGTGGTCGCTGTTTTTCCAAAAGGAATTTGTGCAGTATATGGGTAGCAGTAAAATAGGAATAAGTCTCTCTGGAAAAGTTCTTAGAGGCATGCTTTTTTATGGCTGGGAAAGAAAGTCAGATCTAAAGTGACAAAATCTCGACTCATTCTCCTTTAAGGCCAAAGTCAGCCATCATGGACAAATTTCCCTGTAAgcattattgttgtttttttgtcagCCCAGCAAATTTGAGGATTGGGAGCCGCACAAAACCAGACGACTCTTCGGAGTTTCTTTATGGACAATGAGAAGatacactgtccaaatgtttgtggacacctcttttttTAACACTAAGATCTCCATACCCAGTATAATTCAACCAAGTACTTCTACATAACAGTTCTACATAACCCAAAACCAGCATTTCAAGGTCATTTACTGCCTTCAACTCAAGCCACTGGCGCTGTTTAAAAACACTACTTATACAACTCTAAAAACGGGACAATCTTAACCCTCATTTGAAATTCTCTATCTTGGGACATGGAAGTAATAATTTTGTGCGTCTTGAATACAAGGCAGGACTTAAGACTTTAATTATCTGTAATATGCTATTAAACAGTAAGCTTTTGAGATTGAGAGAATGCATGCTTTCTCAACCCTCTGGTACTAAGAAGCCCATCCTATGACCCCCTGGAGAAGGAGGGAAGAAATGTACTTGTGTATTTCAGTATCATTTGTTAAAGTTTGACAAGGCAGAGTACACCAACATTAAAACATCGTTTTTAAACAGTTACACCTGGAATAAAAAGTATCCCAGAAGGCACAATATATCGAACAGTGAACAGGCTCCAACTGCAAAAGACCATATCTGGATCCACgtctgtcagccaagaccagaaagctgaggctgcactGGGCACAGACTCACCAAGCCTGCGTAATCACTTAAATACCATAGCCTGTTTCGGTATTGTTGCTTTGAGGTCACGGTTTGCCCATTGTCTGATGgcaacataaatataaaaatgaattgtTCAGGGTGAAGTGTTTTTCAGTGACCTTCATAGTCCTTTATGGTAAAACAGATTCTtagcatgaaagtgctcctgaaagATCTGCAGGACTATGTGTGACACAAGCATGCCAATATGGCCCATAATGTCAAAGGAATGTTATTGTGGAATCCATGTCTTGATGAACTGTTGATGCTGTTCTGAGAATAAAAGGAGGCCCTACCAAGTATTAGTGTAGCATTTCTATATGGTTTTACCAAACAGTTGCTATTTCATAGATTTAACCACTTTCTTTGTAATTATAACAAATAAGCGTTGTCCACAACCTTtaagatgtgtaaatgtgtttttatgtaaatgtgtgtagcAGTTTAAAGACATTTAGTGCCCCATTTCATGCAAATTGAATGTCTAAtaggctattattattattttattatatgaagacatacataaaaataatatataatataatatatataatataataaaaaatatactagtgcatctaaaaataataatattgtgagTAAAAAGTTATTTAATTCAAAAAGATAAACTGTAATATTTTACAGGTAAAGTGAAAATTTTCaagtcttttttgttttgtttttgatcAGTGTGACTTATAGTTCAGAAATCCAGTATCtcaaattattagaatatttcatTTGGGggttatttactatttaaacaGTATAAATACAGTGTATCTCTCAGTCAGTTCAGCACACGCAACCAAAGGcatcaaaagtattcacattcattactcagatagaagtgtagatactagggtttaaaaagacttctttaaaagttgaagtatcaacttaagctttttactccttAAAGTACTTAATTACTttaagtataaaagtaaaatgtaTGTCAGGAACAAATGCCAAAAGTTTAGGCCATGCCACAGGGGCCTACAGTGCACTACCCCATCTCCCCAAAAAacttttctaaaagccataatgactataatgttatattaaaatgttaatgttaaaaaatgttGGGATGCATTAGTctacctgtttcagctgcatatatATGCAttgcaaatgaatgcattttagtaatattatatatattaaaggaTCATCTATGtgtactactgagcattaacatgtgtttcatggagcAGTCATCAGTATTGTAATGgttcagaggcatgttatcaatAACCTTTATTGGGATTTAAATGTGGTGTTtggttgggacatttcactcgagttctcttgagtctctgccacagacatcttcatactaggctacatactTCTGCTAtgtccttgctggagtgtgacgtgacatgtgcaggtgcgatggatcacttacaaaccaatagggtggCAGAATGGTATATGTTTATACTCCTTATCCAACCACAATTAAAttcacactttctggatggtgcgatttatctggataggttttttttttttttaagatgacaAGCCGGAAGAAGAAGGCACttgacaaaacaaaacatgtatTGGTCAATCTCAGACAgctttatttaattttacaaTTACAAGGTTTCTAAGCCGAAGATGGTTACATTTTTCTCAGTCTTGCTACTGAAACTGATGTGACATTTAAAAAGAATGTTTAAAAGCATGTCAACTAATTCCTTTGATTTTCCCTCAAGAAAGTGTttcttttaaatgaatgtcAAAGGCTACATGTTTAATttgtaatttatatttattacaaaaaaagcACTATATATGCCTGCATGTTGTATTTTTCTAAAAGATgcaacacctttttttttttttcaagaagACCCAAACCTGAAATGTATCATTTTTTTCATCATGTAATTTATTAAACACATTGATAAATGATGAAGCAAACATAATTGAAAAAAAGTTATTTATCATAATTTTTTAACAAATAATTAAGTAATGAACATTGGGTTTTTGGGTTTGTTTGCTAGCTACTTTCTAAATACATTCTAATATTTGGTTGTTGCACAACTAAGGTTGCAAAATTGAAAGTTGGGAATGTTCCATGGGAATTAACTGGAATAAACTAGTAATTTGCAATGTTACAGATTAGCCTTTAACAGGGACCTTATATGTAGTTTAATTCCTCCCCTGCAGTGgtcattcctccatcacatgcacaGATCATTTCTATAATCAGCCACAATACAGCCACAATATTGCATTCTGATCCCATCCAGTCAAGTTTGGATCAGAATACTGGgccaaaatatttaatatatgacATTACAGCTGGTAGTGCTTGGTTGTGAATCTACAGCTTGTGTAATTTTAACTGTAACTGTTTAAAAAGGTGAATAGTATTACATTGACTAATATTCAcactaataaatcaataaaccaGAGGACTCTACTCACCCCTGTTACTGGCACTCATATAAAGATTAACAGGACTGAATGTAAcaggaaaacataaaaaaaacatattatcTAAGAATTAATTTAGGTAATAGTACATAGTCATAATTACAATATGATCAAATATACAGAACAAAAAAGGAGGGAACTTACTTTTGGTCTTCCCCTGGCCTTCAGAAGATCGAACTGATGCACCTTCCTGTTGAACATGTGACTTGTGGAATATTCCTGTTTTTAGATGGGGTAATGTGTTATGGTAACAGAGTGAAATCTAGGGACATAActaaaatgtgtattttaacTTCAATGAAGTCACACAACAACGCAAAACAAATTACATCTCTGAAggattttaataaattcatgGTAAAGTGTATAGTTAGATAACAATATGCTATTTCTAAGTCTTCTAGGtagtttttattaatgttttaattatatATCTTAAATTTGCAATTAGGTCAATGTACAAGACACTAtgcttaataataaaatgtattttacaattattttttgtGCACATTTATACATTGTGTCCATCAGTTTTGCTAGACCTGTTATGTCTAGAGGGTGTGCTACCCTGAAACACCAGCAACCACAGCTGCCATCAGATGGGTGATAGACCACGTGAAAGAAACTTGGCAAGCCTATGTCAGACTGACAGCTTCCCAGCATTCACTCAAGTCTCATTCTCTTCACGTGTTGTGGGAAAAGCTGTCTAGAAGTCAAAAGCACATTGAAATACTGCAACAACGTCATCATAACAGCAACTTTTGTCTCAGTTGAAACAGTTGAAAACAATCCTCGACTCTGCGCTCTCAGGTATgctgctttatcctctaaacgtgtgtgATTTAATCCTCAGTTTTTATTCTCAACACTTGTGAATGAGGTTGCTATCAAAGCTGTTGCAAAACactaactctaacactaacTGACAGCTGACTAAACCAGATGACTTGGCTGACTATCTGACACATACTAATAAACTGTTTTATTCTATATCTCTCCAAAATTTAAACATATGTTCACTAGGTGAAAATGAATTGTGTaattgaaaataaaatatagtTGTGTAATTGTGGTGCTCTTACCAATACTTGTCCTTAACTagtcataaatatataaaatacatatagtCAATATACTCCAAACAGCTGATGTTCATTATTGCAGTACAACAATCTACAAATAAATGcatcatgttaaaaaaaatagtaaattaATAATGGTACACCAACATAACATAATTTGACAGGTTTGTTTCAAGCAACATTGTGTATTAGCACAGGTTTTCAGAGTCTTGAGAAAAGCAGACCTCTGTGGTGGTTTGCTTAGAGCATTTGACTATGCAAAAGCCTTAACTTTAAATGAGCTCAGAAAAGACTGTATTTGGTTTACAGTGAGGCACCGAATTGGCACACACATAATCAACATGTCTAGCCATCATGTTAGCATAGACATAACTACATGTTTTGCATTGTAATAAGAACAGTTAATGCTGCTGTCCTGTCGGTGCAGTGTGCAGTTTTTTAGTCTAGCACAGATACCCGCTTTGTGCATTTTCACTTCCTCGCACACCACTCTTGACATCCCTTCCCTGGCCAGTAGGAGTCACAAGGCCTTACCGGTGTAAAAATGCTATGAACACACAAACGTGTTGAAGGTGTTACATTCCAGACTAGGACAAAAATACTGGTGAATGGAAATATTGGGGGCTTAAATGTTAAGACTGTTATGAAACAGTAAAGAGTTTTGGACTTGTTTTATAGCCCTCTTTTGCTTGTGCAGAATTTACATTTGAATGAGGAGACAATAGTGTTTGAGGGTCACAGTATGTCACTACACTGATatagtgtagtggataacaacactgcTTTACCTGTAGCAGACTGGGTTTCAGTTCTCTGGCTGGGCAAGCACACAATGTTGCACTAATAAgaatgctacacacttaacaCTATATTTGCCTGTATACATTTGCATATCTCATACGCTGTTAGATttaaagtataagatccttactttttatttaggttcttcagtttgaaactgtggagcagCCTCCTAAGGTGctgtgaggaaccttcaagcaaagctttttagaagaaaaaagttGTTGGCTCCTCAAAGCACATCGAGAGGTTGCTCCACAGTTTcagactgaagaacctccaaaggtaaggatcttatactttaaCTTTAACAGTGTACTAGACATGGACAAGATATTATATATGAGCAGTTTAGGCTTGAGGCAGATGATATGCAAGTGTAAAGTTTtaagattatatttaaatagagagagagagaattagattATTTGGCCGGTGGCAGAGGAGAGTTCCAGAGTCAATGAGCAAATCTAGAAAATGCTTAGTCACCAAAGCCTTGGAGGTTAGATGGAGGAACGGTGAGTAGTCCAGCTATAGACCTGAGACCTGAGAAAGTGATAGGCTTTGTAGGGAAGCGGTATAAAGATAAGACAGGTAACCAGCAGCAAGATTGTAAAAGGCTTTATAGGTAAGTAGAAGAATTTTGACTTGTATGTGATATTTATCCAGAAGCCAGGGCACATATGTTGATGTGAGAAGTGAGGTTATGGGCaactgtcaggtccgcgtcgccgcgcccaccacaggcttcatgttctaggacttttatgttgacacccGTTTATGTACGTCGCCATGTTTGTTCAGGTGTTGTTCATTCACGTTCATGTTTCGATTcgggtcacctgagagctggggtacaaaaggggagcaaacgcgaaggtctgggccgagaattactcttgcgacgcCAAGCGTTATGTTGGTCCCCGGTCACGAGACTTCCAAGAGAGTCTAGTGTTCTGTAGTATCCGCTCTAGAGGAGCCGTTCATGTTCAGAGGGAGTTCGCtatctggttcaccggttggtcacCAGTGAGATTCGGCGTGCCCTTCCCTCATAGTCAAGTAAGtttatcagcgcctgacgagcgcggtttggtTTCCTGCATCTGTCTTCCTCCCTCCGTTAAGTTGGCCCGCCTAGCTTTGCTCCCTGGCTacctaccagcctcaggtggccttcaggtttaacccatgttattttgtcacgtttgtcttgtttctccttctctgttattgctgcactcttgtgtttttccctgttttgttaataaatcatgcatcgcaccgtccctgcgagtgttcacccgtcattgtctagcctagccagcatgacagcaACAGATTTCTGGACCAGCTGGAGCTTGTGAATACAGGAAGAGTTGATGCAGGCTAGAACGAAGCTTCAGTAATTCAAACGGCTGGAAATTAAGGGAAAGATTAGAGTTTCAATTATTCTGGATATGACCATCAGCCAGATCAAGCCATGTCAATATCCGTTCTATGTACTGAACTCTCCTAAATTACTATGCCAAGATTATTAGTTTTTCACTATATAACATCTTTAATAACATAATACGTTCACTACTTCCTTCAACATCTTATAATCTGAACGTTTCTAAAAAGGTACAGAATCAAATTTGCCACCTTATGTCCCTTGTGGTCGAAAGTATAGCATGCTAGTTGGTAgctactttttttccccctcctggTCTCAGGAaagttaaagaaaaaataaaaatattcataTCAATATTggtcatttataaatgaatcTGTCATTTATCATTATCCTATCATGAAACATTGTTTTAATGAGCTTTGGCTTGGTGTAACTGGTTATGTAAATAGGCAATGGAATAACTGCATGTAAGCAAACAAATGATCTGTCATGAATAGTTGGTCCCTCACAAAGGTCCAGGATACGACACTCAACTTCAACATGAACAGACAGGGATAAACTGCTGTAGCCTGAACAGGCAAATATATGTTGAAGATTTGTTTTTGGAGCTTAGTTCTCGTGTATAGACTGGGAGTGGTATTTTGAAATTTAAACAGTGTCTACATACTACCCAGTACGCAAAAGATAGGCCCCACTGCCCTTTCCAACCCTTGGCCTTCACTACACTTGTTCTCATCAGAAGGCGTTACCTCATAGTATTCACAGCAACCACTGCCAACATTGCAAGATTTAATGGGAACAATGTGCTGTTTTTTGGATTTCGCTCATATTTTTACACTCTCCCTTCATTTTCTCTTCCTTCTCTACCAgcatgtcattaaaaaaaaggaagctTTGTGGTTtctgtgctaaaaaaaaaagtcaaaaggcAAATAGATGAGGCAAATGAAATATGACAATCTATAAAAAGAAATCACAAACAAAATAGTGACACTTTTACCAGcattattttatgattttagCACTGAAATATAACAAACTTCAAAATCTGTTCTTTCCCAGCTTTTTTTGCTATTTTACATTCAGTTGCATGAAACAGTTCAAGCTTCTCTGGCTTAATTGTAAGTGAAAGAAAACACAACCTCTGCAGCAAACATAAATTGATCTTTGATTAACTGTTTACACTTTACAATACTGTTTTATAGGTAAATATGTTGGGGCTAGGCAGGAACTGGTAAATAGTGCTGCATAACACCTAAATCACTACTATTAAATACCAAGGAGTACTGATTAAGTACTCAGTAATAGT from Salminus brasiliensis chromosome 7, fSalBra1.hap2, whole genome shotgun sequence encodes:
- the vapb gene encoding vesicle-associated membrane protein-associated protein B/C isoform X1, with translation MARPEQVLLLEPQHELKFRGPFTDVVTTTLKLANPTDRNVCFKVKTTAPRRYCVRPNSGVIDAGTSINVSVMLQPFDYDPNEKSKHKFMVQSLIAPPDMTDMEGVWKEAKPEELMDSKLRCVFDMPIENEKTHEIDSNKMMSSSLLKSESSTLSMKSMVSSLDDGEVKRIMEECKRLQMEVQRLREENKQIRQEDDGLRMRKSTVMAAQHSSSSSVAVKEEGLSIRVIALIVLFFVIGVIVGKLLL
- the vapb gene encoding vesicle-associated membrane protein-associated protein B/C isoform X2; this encodes MARPEQVLLLEPQHELKFRGPFTDVVTTTLKLANPTDRNVCFKVKTTAPRRYCVRPNSGVIDAGTSINVSVMLQPFDYDPNEKSKHKFMVQSLIAPPDMTDMEGVWKEAKPEELMDSKLRCVFDMPIENEKTHEIDSNKMMSSSLLKSESSTLSMKSMVSSLDDGEVKRIMEECKRLQMEVQRLREENKQIREDDGLRMRKSTVMAAQHSSSSSVAVKEEGLSIRVIALIVLFFVIGVIVGKLLL